The following coding sequences are from one Homalodisca vitripennis isolate AUS2020 chromosome 7, UT_GWSS_2.1, whole genome shotgun sequence window:
- the LOC124366670 gene encoding uncharacterized protein LOC124366670, translating to MGDLSTSVSFVSNKLDESNSLMKEIRADLAAMKREHEELRSQNRHLTCEVDVLKGKVRMLEQYSRKDNVEVSGLPVTQNVDVFDVVRDLGAAVGVDIQQQDISTAHRVPSYQRDRIPSLVVKFVRRATRNKLIEKYRQKKTAMTARDVNPALPMRRIYINEHLSPDNKVFLSKLKTKCKEIGFMYAWCRDGKFFVRKCQGERYIKIDSYKDLEKLK from the coding sequence ATGGGCGATCTCTCCACTTCAGTTAGCTTTGTCTCTAACAAACTGGATGAGTCAAACAGCCTGATGAAGGAAATAAGAGCCGACCTTGCCGCCATGAAGAGGGAACACGAAGAACTGCGATCTCAAAACCGTCATCTGACCTGTGAAGTAGACGTtttgaaaggaaaagtcaggatGCTGGAACAGTACTCGAGGAAGGATAACGTAGAAGTCAGCGGGCTACCTGTCACCCAAAACGTGGACGTCTTCGATGTGGTGAGGGACCTCGGAGCTGCGGTGGGTGTGGACATCCAACAGCAGGACATCTCAACAGCGCACCGTGTTCCTTCATACCAGAGAGACCGCATCCCGTCACTGGTAGTGAAGTTTGTGAGGAGAGCAACCCGGAACAAACTCATCGAAAAATACAGGCAGAAGAAAACAGCGATGACAGCCAGAGACGTCAACCCTGCTTTACCGATGCGAAGGATTTACATCAACGAACACTTGTCGCCGGATAATAAGGTATTCTTGTCaaagttgaaaacaaaatgtaaagaaataggTTTCATGTACGCATGGTGCAGGGACGGAAAGTTCTTTGTCAGAAAGTGTCAGGGTGAGAGATACATAAAAATAGACTCGTACAAAGATTTGGAAAAGCTCAAGTAA